One genomic region from Candidatus Limnocylindrales bacterium encodes:
- a CDS encoding helix-turn-helix transcriptional regulator, translating into MITEAQPVGTMLRQWRQRRSRSQLDLACEAEISTKHLSFLETGRAQPSREMLLHLAELLDVPLRERNSLLLSAGFAPTFRERSLDDPALSSARRAVDLVLQGHEPYPAIAVDRHWTLVASNRALAPLLAGITPALVTPPINVLRLSLHPGGLAPRIVNHAEWREHLLVRLRRQIDSSADPVLAELHRELAAYPVPSDEAAPARTSAPRSADGGYGGVVIPLQLRTAAGVLSLFSTITVFGTPVDITLSELAIEAFFPADQATGDALRQAAAA; encoded by the coding sequence ATGATCACCGAGGCACAGCCCGTCGGAACGATGCTTCGCCAGTGGCGGCAGCGGCGCAGCCGCAGCCAGCTCGATCTCGCGTGCGAGGCCGAGATCTCCACCAAACATCTGAGCTTTCTCGAGACCGGCCGCGCGCAGCCGAGCCGCGAGATGCTGCTTCATCTCGCCGAGCTGCTCGACGTTCCGCTTCGCGAGCGCAACTCGCTGCTGCTTTCGGCGGGCTTTGCGCCGACGTTTCGCGAGCGTTCGCTCGACGATCCTGCGCTTTCGTCGGCGCGGCGGGCCGTCGATCTCGTACTTCAGGGGCACGAGCCGTATCCTGCGATCGCGGTCGATCGTCACTGGACGCTGGTTGCGTCCAACCGCGCCCTCGCGCCGCTTCTGGCCGGCATCACACCGGCGCTCGTCACTCCACCGATCAACGTGCTGCGCCTGAGCCTTCATCCCGGCGGGCTCGCGCCAAGGATCGTCAATCACGCCGAGTGGCGCGAGCATCTGCTGGTCCGGCTTCGCCGCCAGATCGATTCGAGCGCGGACCCGGTGCTGGCGGAGCTGCATCGCGAGCTGGCTGCGTATCCCGTGCCTTCTGATGAAGCAGCGCCTGCGCGAACCTCCGCGCCGCGAAGCGCCGACGGCGGTTACGGAGGCGTCGTGATTCCGCTTCAGCTTCGGACGGCGGCCGGTGTGCTGTCGCTGTTCAGCACGATCACGGTCTTTGGAACGCCGGTCGACATCACGCTGTCGGAGCTCGCGATCGAAGCGTTCTTCCCCGCCGACCAGGCAACAGGCGATGCGTTGAGGCAGGCGGCAGCCGCGTAA
- a CDS encoding GNAT family N-acetyltransferase, which yields MTVTIRPARPEDAEICGTICYEAFNHIAGKHGFPPDFRSADIAIGAMSMFLTRSDVYALVAETGGRIIGSCFLWETCAIAGIGPITVSPADQDSGAGRRLMDAVLLRVAEKGAPGVRLVQSAYHSRSLSLYTRLGFDAREPLSVIQGEPIGISIPGHPVRKASTDDVAACNRLSIAVHGHERFGEIQDAAGQGTLIVVEHDGRLTGYSTTVGFFGHSVGETNNDIKALVAASPGFAGMGFLLPTRNSDLFRWCLAHGLRVVQPMTLMSRGLYNQPDGAFLPSIIF from the coding sequence ATGACTGTCACGATCCGACCCGCGAGGCCCGAAGACGCCGAGATCTGCGGCACGATCTGCTACGAGGCGTTCAACCACATCGCCGGCAAGCATGGCTTTCCGCCGGATTTCCGTTCGGCGGACATCGCGATCGGCGCGATGTCGATGTTCCTCACGCGCAGCGACGTCTACGCGCTCGTTGCCGAGACAGGCGGCAGGATCATAGGCAGCTGCTTCCTGTGGGAGACGTGCGCGATCGCCGGCATCGGGCCGATCACCGTGTCACCTGCGGATCAGGACAGTGGCGCCGGCCGCCGGCTGATGGACGCCGTGCTTTTGCGCGTCGCGGAAAAAGGCGCTCCGGGCGTTCGGCTGGTGCAGTCGGCGTATCACAGCCGCTCGCTGTCGCTGTACACGCGGCTCGGCTTCGACGCGCGCGAGCCGCTGTCGGTGATCCAGGGCGAGCCGATCGGAATCTCGATTCCCGGCCATCCTGTCCGCAAGGCCTCGACCGACGACGTTGCCGCGTGCAACCGCCTGTCGATCGCAGTCCACGGACACGAGCGCTTCGGCGAGATTCAGGATGCCGCCGGACAGGGCACGCTGATCGTCGTCGAGCATGACGGCCGCCTCACGGGATACTCGACGACGGTGGGATTCTTCGGACATTCGGTCGGCGAGACCAACAACGACATCAAGGCGCTCGTCGCCGCGTCGCCCGGCTTTGCCGGCATGGGCTTCCTGCTGCCGACTCGCAACAGCGATCTCTTCCGCTGGTGCCTCGCGCACGGGCTGCGCGTGGTGCAGCCGATGACGCTGATGTCGCGGGGATTGTACAACCAGCCCGACGGCGCGTTCCTTCCGTCGATCATCTTCTGA
- a CDS encoding EamA family transporter has product MPSWFPIAVAAAVLYGAHQIFTRLAADRIGDGLGGFVVEATAAVTILAYLAFLWLTGRWDQKFTAPGVGYSMLTGVCVGAGTVAFFLLFQRGGPLSAVPVILAVGAAMMALAGFAVFHETASWQRLLGIALAIAGLLLLRR; this is encoded by the coding sequence GTGCCGTCGTGGTTCCCGATCGCCGTCGCCGCAGCCGTGCTCTACGGCGCGCATCAGATCTTCACGCGCCTTGCGGCCGACCGGATCGGCGACGGTCTCGGCGGCTTCGTCGTCGAAGCCACCGCCGCGGTGACGATCCTCGCCTACCTTGCGTTCCTGTGGCTCACCGGACGCTGGGACCAGAAATTCACTGCGCCAGGCGTCGGTTATTCGATGCTGACCGGCGTCTGCGTGGGCGCAGGCACCGTCGCGTTCTTCCTGCTGTTCCAGCGAGGAGGACCATTGTCGGCGGTGCCGGTGATCCTCGCGGTCGGAGCGGCGATGATGGCGCTCGCCGGGTTCGCGGTGTTTCACGAAACGGCAAGCTGGCAGCGGCTGCTCGGCATCGCGCTTGCGATCGCCGGCCTGCTGCTGCTGCGGCGCTGA
- a CDS encoding DUF1329 domain-containing protein — MRTRIACSLVAACAVGFAGIGLAQQAPENPANHAPTRADEPAVGSPEEYEVLRRLLGVPAPVPEAPEMPAASASEPEAPAPDAASHEPATAVRKKPALPVRKAVVRRAPRVVKPAAAGLPQIAEPALPAASSSAMNAAAPAVVVAAAIHDPEAFPSAGDVVRAGDIDRYQSLLGPSVQWALLRGATLRVTATKPIPMEDARAEATQRYHDQVTLTPDRRDMRNFVAGIPFPLVQAGDPDAAIKIVFNQQSRLIVDDMDARKMGCEIGTISSGRGFERERTFQIEHWRRLYYVGRLYHEPRPSMPNIEGIRYRELQYPLIEPFDLKGGGWNFIRYTDVHRPDDGWIYYPVMRRVRRLSTAQRSQGIFGQDMDLDSYTGYAGNPAWMDWRLVGSKKMLASMHSEHVPVHWQAAPADFAANEPWEMRDVYVLEGRSLLPEYAFARRVVYVDKESWLVPYTEIYDDQGKLWKALHQTWGFGTKVRADAGGRSFEEFYLPGYVMIDMQIDHITRCELPLHTASDDKGWYYNYGESEGTVVKAFDIAGFLQGTH, encoded by the coding sequence ATGCGGACGAGAATCGCTTGTTCGCTCGTAGCCGCATGCGCGGTGGGATTCGCGGGAATCGGGCTGGCCCAGCAGGCGCCGGAAAATCCCGCAAACCACGCACCGACGCGCGCGGATGAACCGGCAGTAGGAAGCCCCGAAGAATACGAAGTGCTTCGGCGACTGCTCGGCGTGCCGGCGCCGGTGCCGGAAGCGCCCGAGATGCCGGCGGCGTCTGCTTCCGAACCGGAAGCGCCCGCGCCGGACGCCGCATCGCACGAGCCCGCGACGGCAGTGAGGAAAAAACCGGCGCTGCCCGTACGAAAGGCAGTGGTCCGGCGCGCGCCGCGGGTCGTCAAACCGGCAGCCGCGGGCTTGCCGCAGATTGCCGAGCCCGCGCTACCTGCCGCGTCGTCTTCCGCAATGAACGCCGCAGCGCCAGCCGTCGTCGTCGCGGCGGCCATCCATGATCCCGAGGCCTTTCCATCTGCGGGCGACGTGGTTCGTGCCGGCGATATCGACCGCTATCAATCGCTGCTCGGTCCGTCGGTGCAGTGGGCGCTGCTTCGAGGCGCGACCCTTCGCGTCACAGCGACGAAGCCGATCCCGATGGAAGACGCGCGTGCCGAGGCAACCCAGCGCTACCACGATCAGGTCACACTGACGCCCGATCGCCGCGACATGCGCAATTTCGTCGCCGGGATTCCGTTTCCTCTCGTGCAGGCCGGCGATCCGGATGCCGCGATCAAGATCGTCTTCAACCAGCAGTCGCGTCTGATCGTCGACGACATGGACGCTCGCAAGATGGGATGCGAGATCGGGACGATCTCGAGCGGCCGCGGCTTCGAACGCGAGCGGACGTTCCAGATCGAGCACTGGAGGCGGCTGTACTATGTCGGCCGGCTTTACCACGAGCCGCGCCCGTCGATGCCGAACATCGAGGGAATCCGCTATCGCGAGCTGCAGTACCCGCTGATCGAGCCGTTCGATCTCAAGGGCGGAGGCTGGAACTTCATTCGCTACACCGACGTCCATCGTCCCGACGACGGCTGGATCTATTATCCGGTCATGCGCCGCGTGCGGCGACTGAGCACCGCGCAGCGGTCGCAGGGCATCTTCGGCCAGGACATGGACCTCGACAGCTACACCGGCTACGCGGGCAACCCCGCGTGGATGGACTGGCGCCTGGTCGGATCGAAGAAAATGCTGGCGTCAATGCATTCCGAGCACGTGCCGGTCCACTGGCAGGCCGCGCCGGCCGATTTCGCGGCGAACGAGCCGTGGGAGATGCGCGACGTCTACGTGCTCGAAGGCCGCTCGCTGCTGCCCGAGTACGCGTTCGCCCGCCGCGTCGTCTACGTCGACAAGGAAAGCTGGCTGGTGCCGTATACCGAGATCTACGACGACCAGGGCAAGCTCTGGAAAGCGCTCCACCAGACATGGGGATTCGGAACCAAGGTGCGCGCCGACGCAGGCGGTCGATCGTTCGAGGAGTTCTATCTGCCCGGCTACGTGATGATCGACATGCAGATCGACCACATCACCCGCTGCGAGCTGCCGCTGCATACAGCCTCCGACGACAAGGGCTGGTACTACAACTACGGCGAGTCCGAAGGCACCGTCGTCAAGGCGTTCGATATCGCGGGGTTCCTCCAGGGAACGCACTGA
- a CDS encoding Dyp-type peroxidase, which produces MATHPQAAILLPPPAAARYLEFGLRKDATRTKAAAALASLAAAAPVDGVSVLTGFGLSLADLLGLRIPGLREFPTLASTHVEIPSTPRALWIWIRGEDRGEILLRSRAIERALSSAFDPASSVDAFRYDIGRDLTGYEDGTENPKAEAATEAAIVGGRVDGAAPAGSSFVAVQLWQHDLVRFAAMDKALQDCVIGRERISNDEIADAPQYAHVKRTAQESFDPPSFVVRRSMPWSDETREGLMFVAFGATLDAFERQLRRMAGLDDGIVDGVFLYSKPLAGSYYWCPPVVDGRVALSGL; this is translated from the coding sequence ATGGCAACCCATCCGCAGGCCGCCATTCTTCTTCCCCCGCCCGCCGCCGCCCGTTACCTCGAGTTCGGGCTACGAAAGGACGCGACGCGCACGAAAGCGGCCGCTGCGCTGGCGAGCCTCGCGGCTGCAGCACCCGTCGACGGCGTTTCCGTGCTGACCGGCTTCGGACTGTCGCTCGCGGACCTGCTCGGCCTGCGGATTCCGGGCCTGCGCGAATTTCCGACGCTCGCAAGCACACACGTCGAGATTCCGTCGACGCCGCGCGCGCTGTGGATCTGGATACGCGGCGAGGATCGCGGAGAGATCCTGCTGCGCTCGCGCGCGATCGAACGGGCGCTGTCGTCCGCCTTCGATCCTGCGAGCAGCGTCGACGCGTTTCGCTACGACATCGGCCGTGACCTGACCGGCTACGAGGACGGAACGGAAAATCCAAAGGCCGAAGCTGCAACCGAAGCTGCGATCGTCGGCGGACGCGTTGACGGAGCGGCGCCGGCCGGCTCGAGCTTCGTTGCAGTCCAGCTCTGGCAGCACGACCTCGTGCGCTTCGCGGCCATGGACAAGGCGTTGCAGGACTGCGTGATCGGACGCGAGCGCATCAGCAACGACGAGATCGCGGACGCGCCACAGTACGCACACGTCAAGCGCACCGCGCAGGAAAGCTTCGATCCGCCTTCGTTCGTGGTGCGGCGCTCCATGCCGTGGTCGGACGAAACGCGCGAGGGCCTTATGTTCGTCGCATTCGGCGCAACGCTCGATGCGTTCGAGCGGCAGCTCCGGCGTATGGCCGGACTCGACGATGGAATCGTCGACGGCGTGTTCCTGTATTCGAAACCGCTCGCCGGTTCGTACTACTGGTGTCCGCCGGTCGTCGACGGACGCGTGGCCCTCAGCGGGCTCTGA
- a CDS encoding nuclear transport factor 2 family protein: protein MHDQLSQIADRLAIQDVLVRYSAAIDTKNFALLDEVFTADGIGDYTASGGIRGSLGEIKQWLERALSIFTVVQHLVTNISVDLHGDEASSTCYLFNPLGYPRDDGSVEMLWVGAVYRDRFVRTPRGWRIRERVIEPQYLEGKLPGA from the coding sequence ATGCACGACCAGCTTTCACAAATCGCGGACCGTCTCGCCATCCAGGACGTGCTGGTTCGCTACAGCGCGGCGATCGACACGAAGAACTTCGCGCTCCTCGACGAAGTATTCACTGCCGACGGCATCGGCGACTACACCGCGTCGGGCGGCATCCGCGGCAGTCTCGGTGAGATCAAGCAGTGGCTCGAGCGCGCACTGTCGATCTTCACCGTGGTCCAGCACCTCGTGACCAACATCTCCGTGGATCTGCACGGCGACGAAGCGTCGAGCACGTGCTACCTGTTCAATCCGCTCGGTTATCCGCGCGACGACGGCAGCGTCGAAATGCTGTGGGTCGGCGCGGTCTACCGCGACCGGTTCGTGCGCACTCCCAGGGGATGGCGGATCCGCGAGCGCGTGATCGAGCCGCAGTACCTCGAAGGGAAGCTTCCCGGCGCGTGA
- a CDS encoding serine/threonine-protein kinase, with translation MSERIDKYEIVEPICRGAAGVVYRAMDLRLKRPVALKVFSTGRALADELRARLLCEARLWSALGHPNLVSIHDVGEEQDGSYVVMELPEGPTLDQVLRESATIPLQQKISIMIQLAGALHYAHQRGLVHGDIRPANIVLPDDGTVKLGDFGMNKPFDSNSPDELAAAITPYTAPEQLHARVDARSDQYALGAVFYELLCAQPPYAASGGASAREMLASERPRSLREIAPGLPGDLVPIVERAMRAEPSERYSDLRQMRSELETVLARLVAAETSARQALSPGKLGAAPSLSFDSNEKPARRVADDFRGWQRSNGTLVAFASVALFSLAVAWWTAQETRTAPAPQAAAGTSPRVSARVDSAVVRDAATRESAEAARDRALAARYGSAKSEATYYAADLHLAAQRKEAEADAAIARNDFATATVLYDMARDGYDLAAQKAELKSTTLDKQNVDAQVAADAARSGSKTTVGSAEITAQPPYADVRNPEIPADASERYGRVVYPGAPYENPTATEQSGRIRPKIVEPLQPLDHVSQERVQPQDRSKPLAGFAAVFAEPTDGNHHGGTWGACWRSDPASARECAKASCENGRTSSQPCVQLALSRPGEHCAVARATGFGVSWGACSTSRSEAESAALSGCRDETMRNYGSTSAACAVAWSTAQ, from the coding sequence ATGTCCGAACGGATCGACAAATACGAAATCGTGGAGCCCATCTGCCGCGGCGCTGCAGGCGTCGTGTACCGCGCAATGGATTTGCGCCTGAAGCGGCCGGTTGCGCTCAAAGTCTTCTCCACGGGCCGCGCGCTGGCGGACGAGCTTCGGGCGCGCCTGCTGTGCGAAGCAAGGTTGTGGTCGGCGCTCGGGCACCCGAACCTCGTCAGCATCCACGACGTAGGCGAAGAGCAGGACGGCTCTTACGTGGTCATGGAATTGCCGGAAGGGCCGACCCTCGACCAGGTGCTGCGCGAATCCGCGACGATCCCGCTCCAGCAGAAAATCTCGATCATGATCCAGCTTGCCGGTGCGCTGCACTATGCGCATCAGCGCGGTCTCGTGCATGGCGACATCCGGCCGGCGAACATCGTTCTTCCCGACGACGGCACAGTGAAGCTCGGCGACTTCGGCATGAACAAGCCGTTCGATTCCAACAGCCCCGACGAGCTTGCGGCGGCAATCACGCCGTACACGGCCCCCGAGCAGCTGCACGCGCGCGTCGATGCACGCTCGGATCAGTACGCACTGGGCGCCGTCTTCTACGAGCTGCTTTGCGCGCAGCCGCCCTATGCAGCAAGCGGTGGAGCGTCTGCGCGCGAGATGCTTGCAAGCGAGCGTCCGCGATCTCTGCGCGAGATTGCTCCAGGGCTTCCAGGCGATCTCGTGCCCATCGTCGAACGCGCGATGCGGGCCGAGCCGTCCGAGCGCTATTCCGATCTGCGCCAGATGCGCAGCGAGCTCGAGACTGTTCTCGCGAGGCTCGTCGCCGCGGAAACCAGTGCGCGGCAGGCGCTGAGTCCGGGGAAGCTCGGCGCGGCGCCATCACTGTCGTTCGACTCGAACGAAAAGCCCGCGCGACGCGTGGCCGATGATTTCCGCGGCTGGCAGCGGTCGAACGGGACGCTGGTCGCGTTCGCTTCCGTTGCATTGTTCTCTCTCGCCGTTGCGTGGTGGACGGCGCAAGAGACGCGCACGGCACCCGCGCCGCAGGCAGCAGCCGGCACCTCGCCGCGCGTTTCTGCTCGCGTGGATTCCGCCGTCGTTCGCGACGCCGCCACCCGGGAATCGGCCGAGGCCGCACGCGACCGCGCATTGGCGGCGCGATACGGATCCGCCAAATCCGAAGCCACGTACTATGCGGCGGACCTGCACCTTGCCGCGCAGCGCAAGGAAGCCGAGGCGGACGCGGCGATCGCAAGGAACGACTTCGCGACCGCCACGGTTCTCTACGACATGGCGCGCGACGGATATGACCTGGCCGCACAGAAGGCCGAGCTCAAGTCGACGACGCTCGACAAGCAGAACGTCGATGCGCAGGTTGCCGCCGACGCGGCCCGCAGCGGATCGAAGACAACCGTCGGCTCTGCCGAGATCACTGCACAGCCGCCGTATGCGGACGTTCGCAACCCCGAGATCCCGGCCGATGCATCGGAGCGCTACGGACGCGTCGTCTATCCCGGCGCCCCGTACGAGAATCCCACTGCAACCGAACAATCCGGACGCATCCGGCCGAAGATCGTCGAGCCGCTCCAGCCGCTCGATCACGTTTCCCAGGAACGCGTGCAGCCCCAGGACCGTTCGAAGCCGCTGGCCGGGTTCGCGGCCGTCTTCGCGGAGCCGACGGACGGCAATCACCACGGCGGAACGTGGGGAGCCTGCTGGCGAAGCGATCCTGCGAGTGCACGCGAATGCGCAAAGGCGAGCTGCGAAAACGGGCGCACGTCGAGCCAGCCCTGCGTACAGCTTGCGCTGAGCCGGCCCGGCGAACACTGCGCAGTCGCGAGGGCTACCGGATTCGGCGTCTCGTGGGGAGCGTGCAGCACGAGCCGTTCGGAAGCCGAAAGCGCTGCGCTCAGCGGCTGCCGCGACGAGACTATGCGCAACTACGGTTCGACGTCGGCCGCGTGCGCGGTCGCGTGGTCGACGGCGCAGTAG
- a CDS encoding alpha/beta hydrolase: protein MPYVTTADGCSLFYRDWGSGSPVVFLHGWGLGSGMWEYQMPWLVDQGLRCVAFDARGCGRSDDPGRGYDFDTLASDLAVVLENLDLTGVTLVAHSMASGTVARYLTLHGATRIARVLLLAPTTPFVLKTGDNPHGVDKAAFDFTCDQLARDRPRFLAAGAEAFFGRGTEQSPVSREIIEWAVGLALQASPRATIGYVRTFSESDLRGDLRSFTVPTLVIHGDADQSTPLELTGRPTARGIDGARLVVYEGAAHGLFFTEKERLNRDLLEFVSS, encoded by the coding sequence ATGCCGTACGTTACGACCGCCGACGGCTGCAGTCTTTTCTACCGCGACTGGGGATCAGGCTCTCCGGTCGTGTTTCTTCATGGATGGGGTCTCGGATCCGGCATGTGGGAATACCAGATGCCGTGGCTCGTCGATCAGGGGCTTCGATGCGTCGCCTTCGACGCGCGCGGATGCGGACGCTCGGACGATCCGGGGCGCGGATACGATTTCGACACGCTCGCGAGCGACCTTGCGGTCGTGCTCGAAAATCTCGATCTGACCGGTGTAACGCTGGTTGCGCACTCGATGGCAAGCGGGACCGTCGCACGCTACCTGACCCTGCACGGTGCAACTCGAATCGCGCGCGTGCTGCTGCTGGCACCGACGACTCCATTCGTGCTGAAGACCGGGGACAATCCGCACGGCGTGGACAAGGCGGCGTTCGACTTCACGTGCGACCAGCTTGCGCGCGACCGGCCGCGCTTTCTCGCGGCCGGTGCCGAAGCATTCTTCGGCCGCGGCACCGAGCAGTCTCCGGTATCCCGCGAGATCATCGAATGGGCAGTAGGTCTTGCGCTGCAGGCCTCGCCGCGAGCGACGATCGGCTACGTGCGCACGTTCTCCGAGAGCGATCTTCGCGGCGACCTGCGGTCGTTCACGGTTCCGACGCTCGTCATCCATGGTGATGCGGACCAGAGCACGCCGCTCGAGCTGACCGGTCGCCCGACGGCCCGCGGCATCGACGGCGCGCGCCTCGTCGTCTACGAGGGAGCCGCTCACGGGCTTTTCTTCACGGAGAAGGAACGGCTCAATCGCGACCTGCTCGAGTTCGTTTCCTCGTAG